A portion of the Puniceicoccus vermicola genome contains these proteins:
- a CDS encoding transposase, whose protein sequence is MARPLRVEYAGGCYHVLNRGNYRQRIFSGKGAAEAFERVLGEAAERFGWRLHAYVIMSNHFHLAVELGEPNLSEGMKWLQGTWIRRFNRFRNWTGRPFQGRYKGIVVEPGHVFAQVCHYIHLNPVRAGIVSAENLGEYRWSSFFRLEKRERPGWLEFSTVLSESGGLGDNRTGWNRYQDYLVWLAEDEFEKKKLAEAQMSRGWCKGSKEFRKAMRDEAKAKGAQLDRVRFEGLEPKALEEERIMVWEEKLVQAATVAGIDLEALPRPKMSREKCLLAATMKKRTSVSNRWLAERLGMGSMSTPTQAAKRASENPGARKEIERIEKALE, encoded by the coding sequence ATGGCGAGGCCCCTGAGAGTTGAGTATGCGGGAGGATGTTATCACGTCTTGAACCGTGGAAATTATCGTCAGAGGATTTTTTCAGGGAAGGGAGCTGCGGAGGCCTTTGAACGTGTGCTGGGGGAGGCGGCGGAGCGTTTTGGATGGCGCTTGCATGCCTACGTAATCATGAGCAATCACTTTCATCTTGCCGTGGAGCTTGGCGAACCAAATTTAAGCGAAGGGATGAAATGGTTGCAGGGAACGTGGATTCGCCGGTTCAATCGTTTTCGGAACTGGACGGGGCGTCCGTTTCAGGGGCGTTACAAGGGGATTGTTGTGGAGCCCGGGCACGTATTCGCCCAGGTTTGCCACTACATTCACCTGAATCCGGTTCGTGCGGGGATCGTTTCGGCGGAAAATCTTGGGGAGTATCGATGGAGCAGCTTTTTTCGGCTCGAGAAAAGGGAACGTCCCGGATGGTTGGAATTTTCGACGGTGTTATCCGAATCGGGTGGGCTAGGCGACAATCGGACTGGGTGGAATCGCTACCAAGATTATTTGGTTTGGCTGGCAGAGGATGAATTCGAAAAGAAGAAGCTGGCAGAGGCCCAGATGAGCCGAGGCTGGTGTAAGGGATCGAAGGAGTTTCGCAAGGCGATGCGGGATGAAGCGAAGGCCAAGGGGGCGCAATTGGACCGGGTTCGTTTCGAAGGTTTGGAGCCGAAGGCCTTGGAGGAGGAGCGAATAATGGTTTGGGAGGAAAAACTCGTTCAGGCGGCGACGGTCGCCGGGATTGATCTCGAAGCTCTTCCCCGTCCGAAAATGTCGCGGGAAAAGTGCCTGTTGGCAGCGACAATGAAGAAACGGACCTCGGTCTCCAACCGTTGGCTGGCCGAACGACTCGGAATGGGTTCGATGTCAACCCCGACGCAAGCGGCAAAACGGGCGAGTGAGAATCCGGGAGCCAGAAAAGAAATCGAGAGAATTGAAAAGGCTTTGGAGTGA